One region of Culex pipiens pallens isolate TS chromosome 2, TS_CPP_V2, whole genome shotgun sequence genomic DNA includes:
- the LOC120428226 gene encoding interaptin isoform X1: MFSKAKVKRFNDVEVVSSPSPFVEPKMKESSKKSKKEEKIKMGSQDAESIKTTKSALSLFRTPSLPKRLKFKHISDLTPKKSKEGKEAAIEKVRQLDLEAERGVDCPSATSKLPPIVQLYNKIDSNKEALQRAREENEELKARVQELLAEKRQAEADRERILGEKDNQVMLLERELTSISKADELLQGIAEGCLEKVKENEREIRGLHGDYERKLMEVHEAKFELEMRYEELEIRYSALQEDYLVSEGENYLMDEELTMVREILEAHDMELQRKVDDIKEMERLLGDLMKEGKELKEQVNYFKQQAEEDMMRYVEESRTTIRDIDTLKKENERLLAQLVEKNVVIEGMQEELNENQFEMDEIRDEIRTEFNQELRTVLNKYEQQIATLNEVNEMKIRECESIFVLEKSKLIKEHMDKIKKLEQDHEREIERIGEQAEEKIRISEVQNEERFKALELSIQSSISSALAAEKMRWQKELDKCQKIAETEIMQCEFEKRDLRTLWEASNEVIKEHENKINELERRLRAEMGGSNKTKEEYECELKEATKENTRLQTEKYNYQLTLNNTRSTVNILMERLKKSDGDVEMLKSELDSLLKGKTEMETENNKLREEIEEYRRVLTALRLSSTQMEKEMRDKEEVFEKIMTSEEDAIMTVSQMGKLFNEKMEESISRYLEMYDDLKKKYDAREAYIQDMKTLLDEFATGIELARIELDTKDKKISELENENKDIKLENMTFRFKCEQFEKYHSESRLPQPSPEPPTKEDEELVSNLLIESLINQLEKDEDGGKLHNSEHIEVFKDVIDKETTNELNEQLKATENKLRLVEQFAKETSDKYTELLENQNNRQKSKNAESNKDNQQLKAKIAKQQEIIKKHENTIHGLQQQLSCFDSPQKQLNVSGLYAIAGSPKTPKKQLLGSPFPGKENRSPAVYSPRAANALRPRNN; encoded by the exons ATGTTCTCGAAAGCTAAGGTGAAGAGATTTAACGACGTTGAAG TTGTTTCCTCCCCATCGCCCTTCGTTGAGCCAAAAATGAAGGAATCCAGCAAGAAGTCCAAAAAGGAGGAGAAGATCAAGATGGGCAGCCAGGACGCCGAGTCCATCAAAACGACCAAGAGCGCCCTCAGCCTGTTCAGAACG CCCTCCCTCCCGAAGCGCCTCAAGTTCAAGCACATCTCGGACCTGACGCCGAAAAAGTCCAAAGAGGGCAAGGAGGCCGCCATCGAGAAGGTTCGCCAGCTGGACCTGGAAGCGGAACGCGGCGTCGACTGTCCCAGTGCCACCAGCAAGCTGCCCCCGATCGTACAGCTGTACAACAAGATCGACTCGAACAAGGAAGCGTTGCAGCGGGCGCGCGAGGAAAACGAAGAGTTGAAGGCACGTGTTCAGGAGCTGCTGGCGGAGAAGCGTCAGGCCGAGGCGGATCGTGAGCGGATTCTGGGTGAGAAGGACAACCAGGTGATGCTGCTGGAGCGGGAGTTGACCAGCATTAGCAAGGCCGATGAGCTGCTGCAGGGTATTGCGGAGGGTTGTTTGGAGAAGGTGAAGGAGAATGAGCGGGAGATTCGGGGGCTGCATGGGGATTACGAGCGGAAGTTGATGGAGGTGCACGAGGCCAAGTTTGAGCTGGAGATGCGGTATGAGGAGTTGGAGATTCGGTATAGTGCGCTGCAGGAGGATTACCTGGTGTCGGAGGGGGAGAATTACTTGATGGATGAGGAGTTGACGATGGTGCGGGAGATTCTGGAGGCTCATGATATGGAGCTGCAGCGTAAGGTGGACGATATTAAGGAGATGGAACGATTGCTGGGTGATTTGATGAAGGAGGGTAAGGAGCTGAAGGAGCAGGTCAACTATTTCAAGCAGCAAGCTGAGGAGGACATGATGCGATACGTGGAGGAGAGCCGCACTACGATTCGTGACATTGACACGTTGAAGAAGGAGAACGAGCGGCTGCTGGCACAGCTCGTGGAGAAAAATGTGGTGATTGAGGGTATGCAAGAGGAGTTGAATGAGAATCAGTTCGAGATGGATGAGATCAGAGATGAAATAAGGACCGAGTTTAACCAGGAGTTGAGAACCGTTTTGAACAAGTACGAGCAGCAAATTGCGACGTTGAACGAGGTGAATGAGATGAAGATTCGAGAGTGCGAATCGATCTTTGTGCTGGAGAAGTCGAAACTGATCAAGGAGCACATGGACAAGATCAAGAAGCTTGAGCAGGATCACGAGCGAGAGATCGAACGTATTGGTGAGCAGGCCGAGGAGAAGATTCGCATCTCGGAAGTGCAGAACGAGGAGCGATTCAAGGCGCTGGAGCTGTCGATCCAGAGCTCGATCTCGAGCGCACTTGCGGCCGAGAAAATGAGATGGCAGAAGGAGCTGGACAAGTGCCAGAAGATTGCCGAGACGGAAATCATGCAGTGCGAGTTTGAGAAGCGTGATCTGCGCACTCTGTGGGAAGCCTCCAACGAGGTGATCAAGGAGCACGAGAACAAGATCAACGAGCTGGAGAGAAGACTGCGGGCGGAAATGGGCGGTAGCAACAAAACCAAGGAAGAGTACGAGTGTGAGCTGAAGGAAGCTACCAAGGAGAATACTCGCCTGCAGACGGAGAAGTACAACTACCAGCTAACGCTGAACAACACCCGATCTACGGTGAACATTCTGATGGAACGTCTGAAGAAGTCGGACGGAGACGTTGAGATGCTCAAGTCGGAGCTGGATTCGCTGCTGAAGGGCAAAACCGAGATGGAAACCGAGAACAACAAGCTGCGTGAGGAAATCGAAGAGTACCGACGGGTGTTGACGGCACTGCGATTGTCATCGACCCAAATGGAGAAGGAAATGCGCGACAAGGAGGAAGTGTTCGAGAAGATCATGACTTCCGAGGAGGATGCCATCATGACGGTGTCACAGATGGGCAAACTCTTCAACGAGAAAATGGAAGAGAGTATATCGCGGTATCTGGAGATGTACGACGATCTGAAGAAGAAGTACGATGCCCGCGAAGCGTACATTCAGGACATGAAGACGTTGCTGGACGAGTTCGCCACCGGCATCGAGCTGGCACGGATTGAGCTGGATACCAAAGACAAGAAGATTTCCGAGCTGGAGAACGAAAACAAGGACATCAAGCTGGAGAACATGACGTTCCGATTCAAGTGCGAGCAGTTTGAAAAGTACCACAGCGAAAGCCGACTGCCTCAGCCATCGCCCGAACCACCGACCAAGGAGGACGAAGAACTGGTCTCGAACCTGCTGATCGAGAGCCTCATCAACCAGCTGGAGAAGGATGAGGATGGTGGTAAACTTCACAACAGCGAGCACATCGAGGTGTTCAAGGACGTGATCGACAAGGAAACTACCAACGAGCTCAATGAACAG CTGAAGGCAACGGAGAACAAGCTTCGCCTCGTGGAACAGTTCGCCAAGGAAACCTCGGACAAGTACACCGAACTGCTCGAGAATCAGAACAACCGACAAAAGTCCAAGAACGCTGAAAGCAACAAGGACAACCAACAGCTAAAAGCG AAAATCGCCAAGCAGCAGGAGATCATCAAGAAGCACGAAAACACCATCCACGGTCTGCAGCAGCAGCTGTCCTGCTTCGACTCGCCTCAGAAGCAGCTGAACGTGTCCGGGCTGTACGCCATCGCCGGCAGTCCCAAGACCCCGAAGAAGCAACTGCTCGGATCGCCCTTCCCCGGCAAGGAGAACCGCTCGCCGGCCGTTTATAGCCCACGGGCCGCGAATGCGCTGCGTCCGCGGAACAACTAA
- the LOC120428226 gene encoding interaptin isoform X2, which produces MKESSKKSKKEEKIKMGSQDAESIKTTKSALSLFRTPSLPKRLKFKHISDLTPKKSKEGKEAAIEKVRQLDLEAERGVDCPSATSKLPPIVQLYNKIDSNKEALQRAREENEELKARVQELLAEKRQAEADRERILGEKDNQVMLLERELTSISKADELLQGIAEGCLEKVKENEREIRGLHGDYERKLMEVHEAKFELEMRYEELEIRYSALQEDYLVSEGENYLMDEELTMVREILEAHDMELQRKVDDIKEMERLLGDLMKEGKELKEQVNYFKQQAEEDMMRYVEESRTTIRDIDTLKKENERLLAQLVEKNVVIEGMQEELNENQFEMDEIRDEIRTEFNQELRTVLNKYEQQIATLNEVNEMKIRECESIFVLEKSKLIKEHMDKIKKLEQDHEREIERIGEQAEEKIRISEVQNEERFKALELSIQSSISSALAAEKMRWQKELDKCQKIAETEIMQCEFEKRDLRTLWEASNEVIKEHENKINELERRLRAEMGGSNKTKEEYECELKEATKENTRLQTEKYNYQLTLNNTRSTVNILMERLKKSDGDVEMLKSELDSLLKGKTEMETENNKLREEIEEYRRVLTALRLSSTQMEKEMRDKEEVFEKIMTSEEDAIMTVSQMGKLFNEKMEESISRYLEMYDDLKKKYDAREAYIQDMKTLLDEFATGIELARIELDTKDKKISELENENKDIKLENMTFRFKCEQFEKYHSESRLPQPSPEPPTKEDEELVSNLLIESLINQLEKDEDGGKLHNSEHIEVFKDVIDKETTNELNEQLKATENKLRLVEQFAKETSDKYTELLENQNNRQKSKNAESNKDNQQLKAKIAKQQEIIKKHENTIHGLQQQLSCFDSPQKQLNVSGLYAIAGSPKTPKKQLLGSPFPGKENRSPAVYSPRAANALRPRNN; this is translated from the exons ATGAAGGAATCCAGCAAGAAGTCCAAAAAGGAGGAGAAGATCAAGATGGGCAGCCAGGACGCCGAGTCCATCAAAACGACCAAGAGCGCCCTCAGCCTGTTCAGAACG CCCTCCCTCCCGAAGCGCCTCAAGTTCAAGCACATCTCGGACCTGACGCCGAAAAAGTCCAAAGAGGGCAAGGAGGCCGCCATCGAGAAGGTTCGCCAGCTGGACCTGGAAGCGGAACGCGGCGTCGACTGTCCCAGTGCCACCAGCAAGCTGCCCCCGATCGTACAGCTGTACAACAAGATCGACTCGAACAAGGAAGCGTTGCAGCGGGCGCGCGAGGAAAACGAAGAGTTGAAGGCACGTGTTCAGGAGCTGCTGGCGGAGAAGCGTCAGGCCGAGGCGGATCGTGAGCGGATTCTGGGTGAGAAGGACAACCAGGTGATGCTGCTGGAGCGGGAGTTGACCAGCATTAGCAAGGCCGATGAGCTGCTGCAGGGTATTGCGGAGGGTTGTTTGGAGAAGGTGAAGGAGAATGAGCGGGAGATTCGGGGGCTGCATGGGGATTACGAGCGGAAGTTGATGGAGGTGCACGAGGCCAAGTTTGAGCTGGAGATGCGGTATGAGGAGTTGGAGATTCGGTATAGTGCGCTGCAGGAGGATTACCTGGTGTCGGAGGGGGAGAATTACTTGATGGATGAGGAGTTGACGATGGTGCGGGAGATTCTGGAGGCTCATGATATGGAGCTGCAGCGTAAGGTGGACGATATTAAGGAGATGGAACGATTGCTGGGTGATTTGATGAAGGAGGGTAAGGAGCTGAAGGAGCAGGTCAACTATTTCAAGCAGCAAGCTGAGGAGGACATGATGCGATACGTGGAGGAGAGCCGCACTACGATTCGTGACATTGACACGTTGAAGAAGGAGAACGAGCGGCTGCTGGCACAGCTCGTGGAGAAAAATGTGGTGATTGAGGGTATGCAAGAGGAGTTGAATGAGAATCAGTTCGAGATGGATGAGATCAGAGATGAAATAAGGACCGAGTTTAACCAGGAGTTGAGAACCGTTTTGAACAAGTACGAGCAGCAAATTGCGACGTTGAACGAGGTGAATGAGATGAAGATTCGAGAGTGCGAATCGATCTTTGTGCTGGAGAAGTCGAAACTGATCAAGGAGCACATGGACAAGATCAAGAAGCTTGAGCAGGATCACGAGCGAGAGATCGAACGTATTGGTGAGCAGGCCGAGGAGAAGATTCGCATCTCGGAAGTGCAGAACGAGGAGCGATTCAAGGCGCTGGAGCTGTCGATCCAGAGCTCGATCTCGAGCGCACTTGCGGCCGAGAAAATGAGATGGCAGAAGGAGCTGGACAAGTGCCAGAAGATTGCCGAGACGGAAATCATGCAGTGCGAGTTTGAGAAGCGTGATCTGCGCACTCTGTGGGAAGCCTCCAACGAGGTGATCAAGGAGCACGAGAACAAGATCAACGAGCTGGAGAGAAGACTGCGGGCGGAAATGGGCGGTAGCAACAAAACCAAGGAAGAGTACGAGTGTGAGCTGAAGGAAGCTACCAAGGAGAATACTCGCCTGCAGACGGAGAAGTACAACTACCAGCTAACGCTGAACAACACCCGATCTACGGTGAACATTCTGATGGAACGTCTGAAGAAGTCGGACGGAGACGTTGAGATGCTCAAGTCGGAGCTGGATTCGCTGCTGAAGGGCAAAACCGAGATGGAAACCGAGAACAACAAGCTGCGTGAGGAAATCGAAGAGTACCGACGGGTGTTGACGGCACTGCGATTGTCATCGACCCAAATGGAGAAGGAAATGCGCGACAAGGAGGAAGTGTTCGAGAAGATCATGACTTCCGAGGAGGATGCCATCATGACGGTGTCACAGATGGGCAAACTCTTCAACGAGAAAATGGAAGAGAGTATATCGCGGTATCTGGAGATGTACGACGATCTGAAGAAGAAGTACGATGCCCGCGAAGCGTACATTCAGGACATGAAGACGTTGCTGGACGAGTTCGCCACCGGCATCGAGCTGGCACGGATTGAGCTGGATACCAAAGACAAGAAGATTTCCGAGCTGGAGAACGAAAACAAGGACATCAAGCTGGAGAACATGACGTTCCGATTCAAGTGCGAGCAGTTTGAAAAGTACCACAGCGAAAGCCGACTGCCTCAGCCATCGCCCGAACCACCGACCAAGGAGGACGAAGAACTGGTCTCGAACCTGCTGATCGAGAGCCTCATCAACCAGCTGGAGAAGGATGAGGATGGTGGTAAACTTCACAACAGCGAGCACATCGAGGTGTTCAAGGACGTGATCGACAAGGAAACTACCAACGAGCTCAATGAACAG CTGAAGGCAACGGAGAACAAGCTTCGCCTCGTGGAACAGTTCGCCAAGGAAACCTCGGACAAGTACACCGAACTGCTCGAGAATCAGAACAACCGACAAAAGTCCAAGAACGCTGAAAGCAACAAGGACAACCAACAGCTAAAAGCG AAAATCGCCAAGCAGCAGGAGATCATCAAGAAGCACGAAAACACCATCCACGGTCTGCAGCAGCAGCTGTCCTGCTTCGACTCGCCTCAGAAGCAGCTGAACGTGTCCGGGCTGTACGCCATCGCCGGCAGTCCCAAGACCCCGAAGAAGCAACTGCTCGGATCGCCCTTCCCCGGCAAGGAGAACCGCTCGCCGGCCGTTTATAGCCCACGGGCCGCGAATGCGCTGCGTCCGCGGAACAACTAA
- the LOC120428242 gene encoding exosome complex component RRP41: MELLSDEGLRLDGRRSNELRRIQCKLGVFSQPDGSAYVEQGNTKVLAAVYGPHQAPAKKSNHEECVVNCQYSMATFSTGERKKRPRGDRKSQEMTIHLQQALSAAIKTDLYPKSQIDVYIEVLMADGGNYCASVNAATLALIDAGICLKEYVCACTASLAGKVPLMDVSNLEEMSGGPTLTVASLPNSGKIAFMEMSQRFHLDHLPNVLETALQGCREVQKIIDQAVRDHVTQLGQAGDWGTVAK; encoded by the coding sequence ATGGAACTCCTCTCGGACGAAGGTCTCCGGCTGGACGGCCGGCGGTCCAACGAGCTGCGCCGCATACAGTGCAAGCTGGGCGTGTTTAGCCAGCCGGACGGAAGTGCGTACGTCGAGCAGGGAAACACCAAGGTGCTGGCCGCGGTTTACGGCCCGCACCAGGCGCCGGCCAAAAAGAGCAACCACGAGGAGTGCGTCGTCAACTGCCAGTACAGTATGGCCACATTTTCCACGGGCGAGCGAAAGAAGCGCCCGCGCGGAGACCGGAAGAGCCAGGAGATGACGATCCATCTGCAGCAGGCGCTGAGTGCGGCAATCAAGACGGATTTGTACCCGAAGAGCCAGATCGATGTGTACATCGAGGTGCTGATGGCCGATGGTGGGAACTATTGTGCCTCGGTGAATGCGGCCACGCTGGCGCTGATCGATGCGGGGATTTGTCTGAAGGAGTACGTTTGTGCGTGTACGGCGTCGCTGGCGGGGAAGGTTCCGCTGATGGATGTTTCGAACCTGGAGGAGATGAGCGGTGGGCCGACGCTGACGGTGGCTTCGTTGCCGAACAGCGGGAAGATTGCTTTCATGGAGATGTCTCAGCGTTTTCACTTGGACCATTTGCCAAATGTGCTGGAAACGGCACTGCAAGGTTGTCGGGAGGTTCAGAAGATTATCGATCAGGCGGTGCGGGACCACGTGACACAGCTGGGTCAGGCTGGGGATTGGGGGACGGTTGCGAAATAA
- the LOC120428240 gene encoding peptide chain release factor 1-like, mitochondrial, whose product MFLSRICCLRATFVPRRTVLGARNVWLTAGQSRVLAAPLLQFAPVRGQQSSSSAAGSRPDEGFQISDENIQKYLENIRLEYYSLKVLEQMNKQDIKRMALLSHVVEMYEQRRIIVDNLSSLAEMGAEKDEDMLQLMKEEKEAYTNILRKLDGEIMDGILSMDEEEDYSSLILEVAAGVGGQEAMLFAREVFDMYCGFVEFKGWEIEMLQTEDTELGGIRHASMVINGRDAYRFLKFEAGVHRVQRIPSTEKSARIHTSTATVSVLPRPDEFQIELKDKDLKIETKRASGAGGQHVNTTDSAVRIVHLPTGMAVECQTERSQGKNKEIAKQKLLAKLTQQELESKFNAKQSLKKSQVGSSTRNEKIRTYNYPQDRITDHRLEGGTTHNLKVFMEGGPPLGDMVEKLRKDHRKKQLKEIIDSTLEAK is encoded by the coding sequence ATGTTCCTGAGTCGAATCTGCTGCCTGCGGGCCACCTTTGTGCCGCGTCGTACGGTGCTCGGTGCCCGGAACGTGTGGCTCACGGCGGGACAATCTCGCGTCCTCGCGGCACCCTTGCTGCAGTTTGCTCCCGTGCGGGGTCAGCAGTCGTCGTCTTCGGCGGCTGGTTCCCGCCCGGACGAGGGCTTCCAGATCTCGGACGAGAATATCCAGAAGTACCTGGAGAACATCCGGCTGGAGTATTACTCGCTGAAGGTGCTGGAGCAGATGAACAAGCAGGACATTAAGCGGATGGCGTTGCTTTCGCATGTGGTGGAGATGTACGAGCAGCGTCGGATCATCGTGGACAACTTGAGCTCGCTGGCGGAGATGGGCGCCGAAAAGGACGAGGACATGCTGCAGCTGATGAAGGAGGAGAAGGAGGCTTACACGAACATTTTGCGCAAACTGGATGGTGAAATTATGGACGGAATTCTGTCGATGGACGAGGAAGAAGATTACAGTTCTTTGATATTGGAGGTGGCCGCCGGGGTTGGTGGCCAGGAGGCGATGCTGTTTGCGCGTGAAGTGTTCGACATGTACTGCGGCTTTGTTGAATTCAAAGGCTGGGAGATTGAAATGCTTCAAACGGAGGACACCGAGCTGGGTGGAATAAGACACGCTTCGATGGTTATCAACGGCAGGGACGCTTATCGGTTCCTCAAATTCGAGGCAGGAGTCCACCGAGTTCAGCGCATTCCAAGCACGGAAAAGTCCGCCCGGATACACACCAGTACGGCGACGGTTTCCGTGCTCCCACGGCCAGACGAGTTCCAGATCGAGCTGAAGGATAAAGATCTTAAAATCGAAACCAAGCGCGCCAGCGGAGCCGGAGGTCAGCACGTCAACACGACGGACAGTGCCGTCCGGATCGTGCATCTCCCAACGGGAATGGCCGTAGAGTGCCAAACCGAGCGGTCCCAGGGCAAGAACAAGGAGATCGCCAAGCAAAAGCTGCTGGCCAAGCTGACCCAGCAGGAGCTGGAGAGCAAGTTCAACGCCAAACAGTCGCTGAAAAAGTCCCAGGTGGGCTCGAGTACGCGAAACGAGAAAATCCGTACTTACAACTACCCCCAGGATCGCATCACGGACCACCGGCTCGAGGGAGGCACCACGCACAACCTGAAGGTGTTCATGGAGGGTGGACCGCCGCTCGGCGACATGGTCGAGAAGCTGCGCAAAGACCACCGAAAGAAGCAACTTAAAGAAATTATCGATAGTACATTAGAGGCCAAGTAG